DNA sequence from the Molothrus aeneus isolate 106 chromosome 24, BPBGC_Maene_1.0, whole genome shotgun sequence genome:
TGCTGTGACAGTCATTCCTCAAAGATCTTTGACAAAACCAGCTCCAATTCTGGTGGGACCCAGGGAATGCTGGATTTATCTGCATGGAGGAGTTGCTGATCTCAGCTGAGTCCCTCCTGGGAGCTTGGGGTGGGAGCAGGGTCCatgctgagctccctgctcgTGTCCTTGCAGCTAAGAAGTACGATGCCTTCCTGGCTTCCGAGTCCTTGATCAAGCAAATCCCTCGAATCCTGGGCCCGGGCCTGAACAAAGCTGGGaaattcccttccctgctcaccCACAACGAGAATCTGGTGGCCAAGGTGGATGAGGTCAAATCCACCATCAAGTTTCAGATGAAGAAGGTAAAGCCTGGCTTCAGTTGTGTGCCTGGGGGTTGTTCAATGTCCCTGCCATCTCTGGGTTGGGCTGTAGGTGTCCCTCGAgtgttcctggagctgtggctgctttcCTCCAGCAAGGGGAAATGTACCCAGAGTGTTCCAGGGCCAGCCAGAAAGGAGGAATAATTTAACTGTGGTTGGTGGATCTTGGAGCAAGTGATGAGGAGAGGGTTGGATGCTTCAGTGCTGAGCACAATCCCGTGTGATTaatgctgctcccagcacgTGGGTGCTGCTCATGGGGTGGGACCTGGCCAGGCGTGTCCCTGGGGGGCTGAGCACGAGTGGGGCTTTGCTGGGGGAGAATTTGGGACTTGGCCTTGTCCAAGTGAActtgggagcagctctgtggagatcCTGAGGACACAGCAGATGTGAGGGTTTGCAAATGCTTGAGCATTTAGCATAGCTGAGCTAATGATGTCCTGACACTTGGCCTGCTGGCTCACTCATAAATCCTCCAGCCTGTGGGGAGCAATGActtccaggctgctcagagaggaggcctggcctctgccacagtgcagagagggctgggggcagaaaGTGAAGCTGGTGTGGGCATGTCCAGGCCATGGGACAGCCCAGCACGCTGATGAGTGGGTCAGCTCTTTGCTTGGCCTGTGAAAGCTGTAcctgtgtctgtccccaggtgctctgtCTGGCTGTGGCCGTGGGTCACGTGAAGATGACGGAGGACGAGCTGGTCTACAACATCCACCTGGCCATCAActtcctggtgtccctgctgaAGAAGAACTGGCAGAACGTGCGGGCTCTGTACATCAAGAGCACCATGGGGAAACCCCAGCGCCTCTACtaagggctgggggcagcaatAAACCCTGCAGACACCCTCAGCTGTGTGTGCTTCTgttcctgcagagctcctcGGGGAGGGTTTGCCAAGGAGCTGCTCAGTTCCTCCTGGGGAAGGGCTCAGATGAGGCCTTGATGTTATTTGAGAGATAAAGATGTAAGTTGAGAGAGATGTTGAATTGAGAGAGAGGTGAATTCCAAGTGAGATAGTGGAGCTTTTGAGGGAAGGAGCCTCACTCATCCCCCCTGCATTCAGAGAGGATGGGGGAAGCACCCCACAAtcccccagagcagaggtgtCCCAGCAGGTGCAGGTTCATCAGTTGTGCCCACAGAGGGGACCCTTACCtggtgcagagcccagccctgctctagGAGGGGCAGCAGAAGTGTTTAAATACAAGTGCCCACACCTGCCCACACCTGCCCAGGTGCAGCTCCTGAGGACTTGAGCATTGTCTGTCCAGGGGTGCTgaaggacagagctgcagcccagtaAGGGGCTCGGGGCTGAAATGGAGGGTGTTTGCCATCCCCTCTTCCCTCTGAGCCACTCTGTCTAACTCTATGTTCTGggctaaaaatgaaattaaataatgtgcata
Encoded proteins:
- the RPL10A gene encoding large ribosomal subunit protein uL1, producing the protein MSSKVSRDTLYEAVKEVLHGSRAKKRKFVETVELQISLKNYDPQKDKRFSGTVRLKSTPRPKFSVCLLGDQQHCDEAKAVDIPHMDIEALKKLNKNKKLVKKLAKKYDAFLASESLIKQIPRILGPGLNKAGKFPSLLTHNENLVAKVDEVKSTIKFQMKKVLCLAVAVGHVKMTEDELVYNIHLAINFLVSLLKKNWQNVRALYIKSTMGKPQRLY